Genomic segment of Engystomops pustulosus chromosome 8, aEngPut4.maternal, whole genome shotgun sequence:
tacagCAGAAATAGGTAGAGGGGAAAGAAGTGCTGAAAGACCACGGGGATCCTCATGACGGTGGCCAGCGTTGGCTCCAGTACCCTGGCAGCTAGAAACACAATCCATTTGTGATATTAAACAGGCTAATCTCCCCTTTGACACTGTATAAATGCAGCACAAAagaatttgctgaaaaacctcacctgggcttctaaaaaaaaaaagccaacaaAACTTACATACTCCCCCTCCGACGCCCCGATGCTTGGTGCAGCTCCTCTTCCATCTTCTATGCTGTAGTAGCCGGCAAAGACGCGTCTATGTTGGCGTACACTATGATAGTGTGCACAGGCCGGCAGATCACTTGGACGCGTCTCTGCTGGCCactacagcatagagaagatagaagaggagccgccaggagcctcCTGGAGCATTGGggcattggagggtgagtatgtaactttatttttatgtgctgggcaaactgcaggggggggggggcaaatggctgtagactacatgtggggctggctatatactatagggggctggctggctatatactggaggctgtgaccaatgcatttcccaccctcggcttatactctaatccagtgatgggcaaccttttgaacttggtgtgtcaaaattcgccaaaaaaacgagcaaaaCTcaggtgctgtgtcacctttagaaaaaaaactaattttgtaataacatgtccagcagcggtctccccttattaataacatgtccaggaacagcctccccttattaataacatgtcctgcagcggcctcccttcactattaaaatgcccctagcggccttccttccctaataaaatgccccagcggcctccctttactactaaattacccctagtggcctccctttactactaaaatacccctagccgcctccctttactactaaaatacccctagccgcctctttttactactaaaatacccctagccgcctccctttaaatataatataataataaacttatatacttacccagtgatgtcttcttccctgtagctttactgcagacgGCTCGGCACCTCCAGGTTTCACCGCGcacctcgggtcacgtgactgaagtgacctgacgtcaggtcgcctcagtcacgtgacgagcaacGCGCATTGCAGCCtcgaggagccggaggagttgcagacagTGGGCGGACCAACctggcgccggacaggtaagcagggggcagaaacacagggacgggggcgggacatttgcacagggacagcacattacacaggaaggggggggggcgctgggcggccgcgtgtcaccaaaaatggctacgcgtgtcagtgctgacacgtgtgtcataggttcgccatcattgctctaatcaataggttttcccagtttttggtggtaaaattaggggtcttggcttatactcgggtcggctaatactcgagtatatatggtggtCAAGGCGTGAGCACTCTTCATAGAGACATGGTGTTTGTtgcatgatgtcatggggagcgaaaATCTTCACCAAGATTGCCGGCAGTGATCGATGGGATAACTAAACACTAacgcgatcagtgctggcaccaatcgcgggtgttaccggtaagtgtttcctgcaatatgcagcaatgaCTTACAGCCTGCGagacctctccatgcacccgcaccgtACTATTAGGGTGTGCGTCAGGAAGGGGGTGCTGTAGCAGGAGCTTCAGACTGTATATAAATAGAGACCGGAAGTAATGGCTGGTAGTGCATCTAAATGGGAGAACCAGAGGAGGCATCAGCTCTTTATTTTCTTACTTCCCAgaacatatataattttttttttttttaaacccagatAACCTCTTTAAGACTAATAATTAGTGCTTTTTATGGAAAAAGGGGTGTTTTATTTGCTGGAACTAATAAACGATTAGGCGTTAAAAGagatctaccttcaaaatccatcatgataaactaggggctcttactcatagacccatgcaccgcaactgtggtaatcttctctccCCTTTCATTTCCTGCTTCTGCTAGATTCTGtaatctatggagagggaggaaggagagagcaggggaagggaggcatcttctgctcattgtaacaacgagTGAAaacacatcactgaggggctctggaaacaccccaagAGCGCttcagactgattagcataattgtaaacatttattttagaagtaaggaatccatggataacaaatataagaagattaacacagtcaccagggcaaatttacttacctggtcctgtcgcgatccccgatgcgGATGGTCCGACCAAGATgcagtccggcgcgattcatgtagcatgtgcgcccgagttcctgcatccgtcgcttccccaccgaggtccgccggagttcaccttcttcatcccggtgcttgtaagtgcgtgtctcgcgacacaattcgaaatgttaaatcccgcgcgtagtccgaatccatcgtgttgtccaacggcccgcccccagatttgtgacgcgtgcaagccggtgcgccaaaatctgatcgcatgcgccaaaatcccgttaaATGTGGCGGAAAACGGAAATcaccgggaaacccaacgaaaatgtgcttcgctgacccttaataaatgagccccactgtgtctggatctatgagcaagtgcccctggattatcgtgcttgattttgatggtagattttctttaaaaagatACTACTTGCCTGATGCTCTCATCACTTTCAGTTATAGTCACATTTGGAGGTTCTTCATATAATGGTTCTTTACTAAAGAAATAAACGTACCTGGTTAATTTAGATTCCTTGACAGCTTTCTGCCACATCAGTACTTTTTGTTGTCTTTGATCCATTGATTTCTGGAACACAGGTGGAAGGCCTCCTGGAACCTCAGTTGTGTCCCCTTCCATTTCAAACGGAATTACAAAGGAGTAAAACTCTCGAGGTGACATTAGCTTCCATACCTGGTTGTCACTCTCTGTAGACAGCAACTGTGGTCGGTCCCAATAATTAGGCAAAGTGGCTAAACCAGTCTGTCCCATATGGTCTTCTAACATTGAATAATGAGTATGAAAGGGGGAAAATACAACTGACTGATTGCCAGAGAATAAAAGGGGCCTCGTAGGAGTAAGTATATGGAAAGTGCAGTTTGTTGTAGACAAAAGTGACAATCGCTGGCAAACACTGATGACTTTTACATGGTCGCACATTTGAACATGAAGCACGGTTTGCACTGGTCCAAGGATAATTGTACTATTTCTACATTTTTCAATGGTAACACacctagaagtaaaaaaaaataacaagaatGTTACTTGCTGACTGAACTCGACTGTGACAATACTGTATTGCTCTGCTGGCAGTCAGTTGGGGTGGTTATTAATGGGTCGGTCCCTAGAGATTATAACTCATATTGAATTTACTGGTGtacacagattgatacatctccccctatgCCAGCAAATATCATATACAACTACAGCTGCATAAAGGAGGAAAGCACCCCACCTGTATATCCTGTAACCACTGGAATCATCTTAAATGGGTGTGCCACTCTAACATAAATTGCCTATGTGGCATTAATGCCttaataatattccctgaatgCTCAACAATATATTCATCATCCCTAATACTGTActtcctttattgctgtgtgcagactctcggTGCACTCTGCAGAAGTAAACAAAGATCCTACACTGGTAAATAGGATGATAATACTGGTAAGCAGgatgactcatcctgctgctcTCCCACTTACCTCCCCGTGTAAGTGAACTGAGAGAAAAAGACGACACACTGGAGGCTCCCATAACAGACGGACTAAAGGAGTGAGTaacaggaagttgtgtggagatgcaaagtgcagcatgtgaacaacagggaaaggctgaagctctcacaggaggcaaagacacaggtagatgtacatgcagagacctgtctaatggaacagatttattgtaaagtggccaacccctttaaagcacacTACAGatcaatatttaaccccttcctgcaccctGACAtaactctacgtcataggatgcaggTAGCTCCCACAACTTGACGTAGAGTTACGACATGGTGATTGCCcgagctcagaagcagagccttAGCAGATCCGTAGTAACAGCCGGGATTGTTAACatcggaaaaaaaatgctaatgccACTGACATGGGATGCGGACAAGATGTTCATAAGGGGGGAGCTCATGGCCCTTGGAGCTGCGGTAAAGAAACAAAAATCAAAAAATATAGATGACCTACTGCAAAAAATATATAGACTAGAAATAGTGCATAAAAGAAGTCAAGCGATCTCTATTGTCCAGGAGCTCACAACCACCAGGGAACAATTGAAAGACTGCCTAAACttaaaagtggcaaaaaatgaTATGTTTTGCAAATATTTACATTATGCCCATGGAGATAAGGGCAACAAGCTTATGGCCCAGCTCATGAATAAGCAGAGATCAAATCAGTATATTAAATCCAAAGCTAAACCAGGCCAAACtatagaaattgggtatcaaactttgaggAGTTTTCATCATTTAATAATTGGTGACAGTTTAATTTTTGCCCAAAATAATgtgttgtcaaaaaaaaaaaaaaaaaaaaaaaaatatacaacttGTAAATtacatctccattttgttttaacccctgtgaaacatctaaagcctcctaacaacctagaaaaaaataaaggatgcataaaaagccatgctgAAAGTTACAAAAGTTATaatctcctataatgacacagggcaaataaaaaaaaaaaaaaaatcaggcttggtcctaaaatggctcagacctgaaggggttaaagcacaactccaatatatattttttccagtTTTCTCCAATAATCTCTGGGAGCTACGTTCACCCATCGTTCTcctatctgtgggggtctcattaccaagacccccacaatcagcaagttaggctttcATTCAGGTACAGCAGAGAAGCGTTTGTGGATTCCTTGTGTATACCTATTGTAGTTGCATGCATGTTAGTTATTTATAAGTATGACCTTACCTTAATggagatagtagatagataaaaGACTCATTACAGTGAGAGATTTTAACACGAGCTCCCACCAAAGTTTCGGAACTTTTAGCCAAAGTTTGTCTGTGTATATAACTCATGAGAACCATATGATTACCACGTGGCACTTTATAAACGTTGCAAACAATTTTAGCCTTTCTGTTTGAGCCGTCAACTACGTACAAAAAGAAATAagatggaaaaaattaaaaaataggaGAGAAAATAAAAGTACAACAGACATAAGATATAACTGAATAAGGCAAACAATCAATGAACCATTATTTGAAGCCTGTCCTTAAAAATGTCTTAATGTTAGGTCTATATATCTGAAGTACAGCACAAGATAAATCACATCATGTCAATTTTGTTTTTCAAAGACTAGGCCAAAATCAAAAGCAGTGTGTGAAAAATTAAATACACCCTGCATGGTTGTTGATGTGAAATCAGAGTTGAGCTTTGTATACATAGACCAGCACAAGAGGTGCAGAGTGCTGAAAGATGTGCAGACCCAGtttgattatatatatatcacatatatacatacacaccgtatatactagagtataagccgacccgaccaTAAGCTGAGGCCTCTActcttaccaccaaaaactgagaaaacctattgactcgattatatgccaagggtgggaaatgcattggtcacagcctcctggtatacagccagacagccccctgtttaCCCagcacatattaaaaaaaaaaaaaaaaaaaaaaagtacactcTCACTTTCCGGTGCCCCCCAATGCTCAGTGCGGCTCCTCGATGCTCCCGTCCCCGTTACagctctctgctgtaacagcggcagagcgcatggccgcACCTCTGCCGGATAacacagcagagagaagaggagccgtggtgaCCGGAGCATCGGGAAGCCGGAAGGCGagtatgtacgtttatttttttttttatagactcatgtataagcagaggtgggggcttatacacaagtatatacagtgtattatatacacacacacacacatatatacatatatttaaaaacaaataacATTTCTTACCAAGTTGTGCCCATGCCAATTTCCTTCCAGACTTAATGCATGCAGACATTCCAAATGAATTCACTACAAAGCATTCCTTTATCCAGGCCTGTAACTTTTTAAGGGAGAAGGTTTCACTTGTCTTTGAGTAGCCGCTAGCGTTTTGCAATGGGTGCCAAAGGGCCAGATCAATAAAAGAATGGACAGTTCTGCTTTTGTCCACTGTTCCTTcaagaagaaaaccaagagattgAGCCGCTTCAAGAGATAAAAGACTACAGTGACTGGAATGAGAAGATTTAGTGAGCTGGTCAGGATCCAGAAGCAATTCCAAAAGATAAGGTAGATGattctgtataaatgtgtgatggcCATAGTCATCCCAGTTCTAAGGAATGAAAATAGGATTCCATTAATTAGATTTCATAAAACCAACACACCCAAACCAAAATAAACAGATACCATGACCATGAAATGCTAGTTAAACATAGAATGTTATCAGAGATAGAAGGTTTTTTTTACTCTTTAGTTTCCTAAAATATGACAAGAACGTAATattataattaaaggaaatctactattttaaaaaagtaaaaaaacatctacagatactcacctccgctcctcttcatccccGCGCTGgtcttctctaagcttgacacgtcgggatcacctagaaaagagttTTAAAATGAGCACGGAGCTcgggggctgctaattatgcctcCTTCGTTACGTCACCTCCCTCTACAACACGGGAGAGCAAGGCATCTATCAAGCATTTGCATAACGTCACcttcctctcccagcatgggcagggaggtgcagggcgtgcataattagctcTAAATTATaactcttttctaggtgatccaagCTTAGAGAATACAAGTGATCAAGATAAAGATGGGTGTTAGTtgggtacatgtttttttttttttttttttttttaactttttttaaaatggtaaattttcttaACCTCTTAGAGACCAAGCTAATTTGTGACTTGAAcaaggcctttttttttttacaaaaccaacatgtgtcactttataaggctttaacttacccaagtgtttttgagttcaTTTTCTCGTGACTTCAAGTTAGTGAAAAATTTAGGCTACATTCCTACGTTGCCCGctgtactgtagcacggcgggcacacggcagcgcgcggggagaggaggagagcgctgctcacccccgcccctctccataggaacatatggcgcacggtgccgtaacacgggaaaagataggacatgtcctatcttttcccgggctaaggagcggtacggtgccgcacgtgtgctgctccGTACCGCTCttgtacggtgccgtgagcccatagaagtgtatgggggacgtatatcggccgtatatacgtcccccatacatgagcGTGAATGTAGCCCTaggttgatatatttagcatttatttatgaaaaaaaggtgaatttggtaaaaaatttttaaaaaagtaactattttcaaaattctaaactgATAGTCTTATTGCCAAAATGAGTTGCTAACTAATATTTAGCATATCTCAGCTTTATGTGggcatcattttataagtgtccttttgttttattacaatgctagaaagatcacaaatctgacagcattctctcaaatctTTAAGAAAGTGGCATCTTGGTTACATTTTGTAATGCGATCGCATGTTGAGGCAAGATAACATTTCCTCCATGTTGAGTTAATGTGTGGGAAACACAATGGggtaaatttacttacctggtcctgtcttgatccccgattcggacggtccaaaGAAGATGAAGCCCGGCGCGATtcacgaaacccgacgaaaatgtgctctgtggacacttagtaaatgagccccattgttactAAAACATGATCAAGAGTGGAGCCTTTGAAATGCGTTTCAAAAAGCAACCAAAAAgccacgtgtgaacgtggcctcaggcaccacaaacccTTATCCCGGAGAATTTGTAACTGTAGTATAGGGGGCATTTTAAACCTCTTGCTACTGTTTTTCCATTTTGcctgagagcttgttttctgcgtaacaaattgtacttcctagtgacggtactttatattccatgccatgtactgggaagtggaaataaaattcaaaattcGGTAAAAGAATAACCGCAATCACGctatattcttgtgggctctgtttttacataatatattatataaaaaaataaaaaatagaaatcgCTAATCGGAAAATGTCACAACACTAGAATTTTTTGCCAATCCCAGGTACATGGCAGAGGATGTTAAATTGTGCcagtagaaagtacaatttgttttgcagataaCAAGCACTTATATAGATTTGTAAATAGGAAATATCAAAAAGATATGGTTTTAGAGTGTGGTTTTACCTTATTATGAAAGTTTGACTGCCCAGCCAAGTCAGGAGTAGGTGATCTTGCTCTAGGACTCGGCCATTCATCCCCAATCAGAGAAGTCCTTAGAGAGACCTTATTAATTTGTTGTATGTATAGAAAAAGTAGGAACTGCAAGGTATCCACCGAGAGCTGTAGAAGAAAAACGTAGCATTAAAGTGGGTATGCCCCACTTACAGGGAAAAATTTGTTTTGCAAGTGAAAACAATTCCATTTAACACCTACGGGATGCAgtatacaaattgtaatattttttcacaatacattcattttgggtggaaatttAAAcaattacaatggattaaatgaaaaaaggctccacaaagtttgatacccaatttctctcaaGTACACCggtaccctatatgtggtggtaacctgctgtatgggtgcacggccgggcatagaagagaaggaggcgccatccagatcagatttggtactccacgcccctgtagcctctgcagtCTCACCTCCCGGCGCGTCCCCACGGTGCTCTTCAGCCCATGGCCACACATGTGCGATAACGTCTGGTTCTTCTTTGGAGCCCCGGCAGTGTGCTGGATGTTATTGTGCATGTGTGGGCACATGCTAAAGAGCAGAAGAGTGCTGTGGGCATGCGCCAGGATGTGAGGCGTCAGAGGTGtgaagtagccttagctcccagcacTCACACGTTCTGCTAGATTTGTGTTCATAACTGTGTTCATTGGGTTGAGGAAACACATGCAATCTGTAACCAGgtcccggtgtcttgtattgtttaaaaccGGGTCCTGGttatcgatcgcatgcatttccctcgaaacgcatatgcgattggtgCCAagacccgccccctgtgcgctagcggaacgtgtgaccacggTCTTACGCCCCGTTGTCTCTCATGTTCATGTACATAAACAAAAGATAAAGTTTTTATCtagttagagaaaaaaaaaaaaagaacagagaAAGGGCTCTGCCATCAGGAATCCCTCAGTTACTGTATTCctgctggtaggtttcctttcatgaTATCTCGCTGCTGTGAATATGCAGCAGTCAGGGTTCATACAATTCATGTCTATTCCCACAGGCAGTTACTATGAGATGTCATGGACGTCCCACACACTGTGCTGTACACCATTGGTGGTTTCCAGCATTACCTTGCTCTTAACCTTTTCGTATTCTTCTACAGAGGCGCAGCTGGAGACACGCTCAGCCCACTCCAGGCTCTTGTGGGGGCTCCGCTCAGTCAGGCTATGAAACGCTTCGTAGTACATCCAGGCGGTGTCCTCCAGCAGCTGCAGCTTCCCGCACGCTATGTGCCGCCACATCGCATAGCTGAGGCGCGGGTAGCAGCCTTCTGCAGAGCGGCTCCTCACGTAGGTTGCCATCTTCCGCAAGTAATGCATGTTAAATTTAGCCGGCGGAGGGCACTGCAGCGCCCCGATTAGGAACGGGTCTGTTTTCGCCCATATTTGAACTTTGTAAGCGTCCATGGCCACTGTGACCGGCACAACTTCAGCACCTTCCGCCTAAAATGACGAAACCGCTGACGTTACGGCAGGCGTCATAACACACAGCCATGGAAACCAGGACATGTGGGCGGAGCGCGGCCCGGAGGAGAGGGGAATGCCGAACTGTGGCCACAAACAGAGAAAGCGCGGGAGATACAGCCGATGTAGGGTTAGGATTTCATTTAGAAGGATAATGACCCGCCTGGAAAGTAACTCTACTACTGGACTCAAGTCTGTTAGTCCGCCATTATTATCAATGTAGGTAACATTGCAGGTAGCTGTATAGCGTTCATGTGAGAAGGGTaagtccactttcagtaaatatttgatattgtttgtgtgaggAAAATATatccaattttccagtatactttctgtatcaattcttcacggttttctcgttctctgcttgctgtcctgctatagaaagctattttttttcttctattggatagaaatctgtctgtgatgtgatggaggtgcatgtgcaggagccattattatcacacagctcctgtaatgataacggctcgtgcacctgcatgtccgtCACATGGAcagttttctatccactggatatAAGcactgaagctttctatagcaggacagcaagcagagatctggaaaactatagggaattgatacagaaagtatattagaaaattgtataacttttttccttatacaaaccatatcaaaatttgctgaaagtggacaacccctttacgacGCTAAACAACACTACTTCCCTGGGATAGGTTAAGTGGTAAGTTAAACAATCTAGACAAAAAGTGGCGGACTTAGACATTTATTGAACTTCCAGTCCAATGATGGACAATAATCAATGAGCCTGTCattattagggtacattcacacagcggtatgcccgcatgctctatctttttgcggtgtgcgggccggatcggtgccaccatgtgcgccgctattgccgtctatggggacgtatttgcggccgcatgtatgtccccgcagacggccatgtgaatgtgcccttatggTGTAGAATTGACTTTCCAGGATGGTCATTATTTTTATAAATGGTTgacttttatacaaaaaaaacaagaCTTTGAAAATCAACGAACTGTTTAGTTAGCATTTTCAGCTtttaatctaccatatatactcgagtataaacagaGTGggtagttttcagcacaaaaattatgctgaaaaacttggcttatacttgggtatatacggTTGATAAGACCAGCTGCACATAAAACCTGATTATTATTAGGGATATCAGCTACAATACTGATTTTAGGTGCATGGACCCAGCACAAATGTTGTCATTTATACCATATTTTAGTATGCATTGTACAAAtatctttttaaaaattaattaacATTAACTAATATTTTTTTGGATCAGTTTTATTGAGGAAGTTTACAAATGGTGCATTTGCAATCTTATTTTCCCACTTGTTAAaactatagttttttttcttaaaggaaacctaccacttcgggtagggcttataagctggacatgccgtgcaccagctcagggtgagctggtgccggcgctcatctccgttatgtttttaaatagttttaaagtgttttaacagtttattaatgtttatatccttactggctttcccgcaccAGGGTCCgcgcttggcgcaccatgcgcgctaccactttctattcagatgcacgcacggtcgcgcgcatggtgcgccgagcgcagaCCCCGGTGAaggaaagccagtaaggatataaacattaataaactgttaaaacactttaaaactgtttaaaaacataacggagatatgcgccggcaccagctctccCTCTCTTGCCGGCATGCACGGCAAGTGGTaggtttcatagtatcatagtatataaggctggaaggagacgcaagtccatcaagtccaaccttgaagaattaaataaatgttttatccccataacccgtgatattttttctctccagaaagtcatccaggcctctcttgaacatgtacatagagtccgccataacaacctcctgcggcagagagttccataggctcactgctcttacagtaaagaacctttgtctatggtgatggtagaatcgcctctaggcgtagaggatgcccccttgtcctggtcacaggcctaggtataaaaagatctttggagagatccttgtactgtccgttcaggtatttgtacattgtaatgaggtctcccctcagtcttcttttttctaaactgaataatcccaaattttgtaatctgtcagtgtattctagtccccccattcccctaataatcctggttgctctcctctgcacccgttccagctctactatatcctttttatatactggtgcccaaaactatattccatgtgtggtctgaccagggatttgtataagggcagaactatgtctttatcatgagaatctattcctctcttgatacatcccattattttatttgctttagcagcagccgcctggctctggtcactaaaattaagtttaccatccaccaatacccccaagtccttttcagcttcagttttactaagtaattgaccgtttagaacataattatactttttgtttccatggcccaagtgcataactttacatttatctacattaaacctcatcaaccatttctctgcccatccctcaagcttccacaaatccctctgtaatgctaaactatcgacctcagtatttattactttacacagcttagtatcatctgcaaatattgaaacttgactgtgtaaacccactacaaggtcattaataaaaatattaaaaagaagtggccccaatactgacccctgtggcactccactggtaacatcaacccaatctgagaatgtgccattaatgaccaccctctgttttctatcactaagccaattacttacccagatacacagattttctcctattcccagcagtctcattttatgtaccaacctttcatgtggcacggtgtcaaatgcctttgaaaagtccagatatacaacatccacagcatcccccagatccagtcttgaacttacctcctcgtagaaaccaatcagattagtctgacaggaccgatctctcataaacccatgctgacgctgggttataaggttgtgcacagtgagatactccaggatagcatctctaataaacccctcaaatattttccccaccacagcagttagacttacgggtctgtagtttccaggatcgctatttgatccttttttgtatattggtaccacattcgctatgtgccattcctgtggaacataaccagtcctcagtgaatcttcaaatattaaaaataacggtctgtctatcaccgtacataattcatgcagaacccgggggtgtatgccatctggcccaggtgatttatctatcttagtggttgcgaggcggcgccgtacctcttcctgggttaaactgttgacattataacaagaatttacattattcctcattgtgtcttccaccaggggattttcctgggtaaagacagttgagaagacgacattcagtagatttcctttaaaacaactgATAATCTTCAATA
This window contains:
- the TBCCD1 gene encoding TBCC domain-containing protein 1 isoform X1; the protein is MDAYKVQIWAKTDPFLIGALQCPPPAKFNMHYLRKMATYVRSRSAEGCYPRLSYAMWRHIACGKLQLLEDTAWMYYEAFHSLTERSPHKSLEWAERVSSCASVEEYEKVKSKLSVDTLQFLLFLYIQQINKVSLRTSLIGDEWPSPRARSPTPDLAGQSNFHNKNWDDYGHHTFIQNHLPYLLELLLDPDQLTKSSHSSHCSLLSLEAAQSLGFLLEGTVDKSRTVHSFIDLALWHPLQNASGYSKTSETFSLKKLQAWIKECFVVNSFGMSACIKSGRKLAWAQLVDGSNRKAKIVCNVYKVPRGNHMVLMSYIHRQTLAKSSETLVGARVKISHCNESFIYLLSPLRCVTIEKCRNSTIILGPVQTVLHVQMCDHVKVISVCQRLSLLSTTNCTFHILTPTRPLLFSGNQSVVFSPFHTHYSMLEDHMGQTGLATLPNYWDRPQLLSTESDNQVWKLMSPREFYSFVIPFEMEGDTTEVPGGLPPVFQKSMDQRQQKVLMWQKAVKESKLTREQRKHFQTIVEQKFNEWLVKTGNRHQLDSLVSPGDGTKEVAG
- the TBCCD1 gene encoding TBCC domain-containing protein 1 isoform X2, which produces MTLDITFVYWCLISSRDLRQRNELSVDTLQFLLFLYIQQINKVSLRTSLIGDEWPSPRARSPTPDLAGQSNFHNKNWDDYGHHTFIQNHLPYLLELLLDPDQLTKSSHSSHCSLLSLEAAQSLGFLLEGTVDKSRTVHSFIDLALWHPLQNASGYSKTSETFSLKKLQAWIKECFVVNSFGMSACIKSGRKLAWAQLVDGSNRKAKIVCNVYKVPRGNHMVLMSYIHRQTLAKSSETLVGARVKISHCNESFIYLLSPLRCVTIEKCRNSTIILGPVQTVLHVQMCDHVKVISVCQRLSLLSTTNCTFHILTPTRPLLFSGNQSVVFSPFHTHYSMLEDHMGQTGLATLPNYWDRPQLLSTESDNQVWKLMSPREFYSFVIPFEMEGDTTEVPGGLPPVFQKSMDQRQQKVLMWQKAVKESKLTREQRKHFQTIVEQKFNEWLVKTGNRHQLDSLVSPGDGTKEVAG